CAACAGTGACATCATCATCACCGTCCACCACAGGTGGGCCACTCCAATCAATCCCAAAGTCAATGGCTTCATCCTATGGAAGACAGAATTTGTTTGTAAAGTAGCATCCAAGTACTTGGGCCTCAATTATGTGAAATGTATACAGGCAGACAATAACGCATATGAAGATAAACTATTGTTAGCATAAGTTATGTAGTATACCTATACTCACTTCAGTTAATTCTTCAAAGTTGTACACTCCTGATGCAGCTGTTGAATCACTAGTCGTAAGCATGCCCTGCAACCACAATTGCAGTGGTGAATGGTTTCTTTGAGTCCTGAGTCTGTGGCGATTGTAGGCTAGACGAAATACATCTAAATTGGCATTTATGTGTGGCAAAAAGGCATAATGTAATGCAAACAAATCTATTTCATCACTAGGATGTAACAGTCCACAATCTTCTAGGTTGTAGAAGAGATAATAAAACACAGATATGCACCCAGAAAACAAGTCCCTCCAGAAGCGTTCAATGCGTTGATTATGAACGCTCCTACCAGTGATAAAACTTCCACGCCCAGGGCCACGTTGAGGATGCCTCAGCATGTACTCTGAGACCAGGGTGTTTTCCCCACCGCAGTCAGACCGGATTCTTGATGGTAAGCCGTACGATTGTACACCATTCAGAAAACACTGTAATACAGTTACTGCCCGATTGTTGTCACTGGCATGTAGAAAAACTGGGATACGTGAATATCCATCAATCCCACCATGGATAACTATTCTCCATCTTATCAGCTTGTGGTTTCCATCAATATGCCACAAACTGTTTGGCCCTTGGACTCTATATTCACGTCGATGTAAAATGTTACGAGTTCTCAGAGCTATTCCCTGAGGATCAATTCTTGCCATGGTGTCCCTGACTCTCTGTCTCTGTATGCGTAGATTACATGATTGTAGATAGCCTGCAAGGGTGTTTTGACCTGCATTAGGAAAGGTAGCGACAAACCTAGATACCAAGGTATCCAAATCTTCATCACTTATGTCACTGAAATTAATAAACTCCTGCAGTTGATACCTTAGAATCCTTCTTCTTATAGTTCGAGGAGAACATCCATATAGCTTGGAGATTTCAACCTGGGTAAATTGTAGGTTTAAAAGACTTTGCAGTTCTTGTTGGGTGATCACAATTTCAGGTCTTCCTTTGCGCCTTAATTGTCTCTGCACTTCGTCCTCCGCTGCATTTAACTCCGTCAAAACAGTTTTGACACTCTCAATTACTTGAGCTATGCCTGGAAATTCCACAGAGAGCAGTGGCTGCAAGACGACCAGCCTTTGCAACATATTTTCAATACCCAAAATAGCGTCATTGTAGTAATCAATACTAGTTGTCCCAGAGTTTGTCCCAGTAGCTGCGGGGCTGGAAATTCTATTAGCTAG
The Dysidea avara chromosome 7, odDysAvar1.4, whole genome shotgun sequence genome window above contains:
- the LOC136261307 gene encoding uncharacterized protein; the encoded protein is METVNIGELLQEVQAALHSLANRISSPAATGTNSGTTSIDYYNDAILGIENMLQRLVVLQPLLSVEFPGIAQVIESVKTVLTELNAAEDEVQRQLRRKGRPEIVITQQELQSLLNLQFTQVEISKLYGCSPRTIRRRILRYQLQEFINFSDISDEDLDTLVSRFVATFPNAGQNTLAGYLQSCNLRIQRQRVRDTMARIDPQGIALRTRNILHRREYRVQGPNSLWHIDGNHKLIRWRIVIHGGIDGYSRIPVFLHASDNNRAVTVLQCFLNGVQSYGLPSRIRSDCGGENTLVSEYMLRHPQRGPGRGSFITGRSVHNQRIERFWRDLFSGCISVFYYLFYNLEDCGLLHPSDEIDLFALHYAFLPHINANLDVFRLAYNRHRLRTQRNHSPLQLWLQGMLTTSDSTAASGVYNFEELTEDEAIDFGIDWSGPPVVDGDDDVTVEVPRVLCPLEPEEVVVLQSVFSNDPLDDLDGDMGTSLYISTREFVRSCVRLHN